One part of the Leclercia sp. LSNIH1 genome encodes these proteins:
- the rpsR gene encoding 30S ribosomal protein S18 yields the protein MARYFRRRKFCRFTAEGVQEIDYKDIATLKNYITESGKIVPSRITGTRAKYQRQLARAIKRARYLSLLPYTDRHQ from the coding sequence ATGGCACGTTATTTCCGTCGTCGCAAGTTCTGCCGTTTCACCGCGGAAGGCGTTCAAGAGATCGACTATAAAGATATCGCAACGCTGAAAAACTACATCACCGAAAGCGGTAAGATTGTCCCAAGCCGTATCACCGGTACTCGTGCAAAATACCAGCGTCAGCTGGCTCGCGCTATCAAACGCGCTCGCTACCTGTCTCTGCTGCCGTACACTGATCGTCATCAGTAA
- the fklB gene encoding FKBP-type peptidyl-prolyl cis-trans isomerase encodes MTTPTFDTIEAQASYGIGLQVGQQLSESGLQGLLPEALVAGIADALEGKQPAVPVDVVHRALREIHERADAVRRARFEEMAAAGEKFLEENREREGVNSTETGLQFRVITQGEGPIPARTDHVRVHYTGKLIDGTVFDSSVARGEPAEFPVNGVIPGWIEALTLMPVGSKWELTIPQNLAYGERGAGASIPPFSTLVFEVELLEIL; translated from the coding sequence ATGACCACCCCGACTTTTGACACAATCGAAGCGCAGGCAAGCTACGGCATTGGTTTGCAGGTAGGACAGCAGCTGAGCGAATCAGGTCTGCAGGGTCTGTTACCTGAAGCGCTGGTGGCGGGTATCGCCGATGCGCTGGAAGGTAAACAACCAGCGGTTCCGGTAGATGTGGTTCACCGCGCGCTGCGTGAAATCCACGAACGTGCAGACGCTGTGCGTCGCGCCCGTTTCGAAGAGATGGCTGCGGCAGGCGAGAAATTCCTTGAAGAGAACCGTGAGCGTGAAGGCGTGAACAGCACCGAAACCGGTCTGCAGTTCCGCGTTATCACCCAGGGTGAAGGTCCAATCCCGGCGCGTACCGACCACGTTCGCGTGCACTACACCGGTAAACTGATTGACGGCACCGTGTTCGACAGCTCTGTTGCCCGCGGCGAACCGGCAGAATTCCCGGTAAACGGCGTGATCCCAGGCTGGATCGAAGCCCTGACCCTGATGCCGGTGGGTTCTAAATGGGAGCTGACTATCCCACAGAACCTGGCCTACGGCGAGCGTGGCGCTGGCGCCTCTATTCCGCCATTCAGCACCCTGGTCTTTGAAGTTGAGCTGCTGGAAATCCTGTAA
- a CDS encoding DMT family transporter, translated as MNTALPAPLFSRKNIVFASATLCCLLWGSSYPAIKSGYELFHIATNDIPSKVVFAGYRFVFAGLLLLLLALAQRKPIGRLSPRQFGQLTILGLTQTTIQYTFFYIGLAYTTGAKGSIMNATATFFSVMLAHFIYQNDRISYNKALGCILGFAGVMIVNFNSGLQDFHFVWNGDGFVVLAAFILSAATLYGKRISQTVDPMVMTGWQLAIGGVMLVAGGYITGGTLAVPSVKAAAILGYLTLLSSVAFALWSLLLKHNRVSMIAPFNFLVPVAGTVLSAIFLGENILEIKYVVALVLVCSGIWWVNKVSGKEAR; from the coding sequence ATGAATACCGCTCTGCCTGCACCGCTTTTCTCCCGTAAAAACATCGTGTTCGCCAGCGCTACGCTGTGCTGTCTGCTATGGGGTAGCTCCTATCCCGCGATCAAGAGTGGCTACGAACTCTTTCATATCGCCACCAACGACATTCCATCAAAAGTGGTCTTTGCGGGTTATCGCTTTGTTTTTGCTGGCCTGCTATTGCTGCTGCTCGCTTTGGCCCAGCGCAAGCCGATTGGTCGGCTCAGCCCGCGCCAGTTCGGGCAACTGACGATACTGGGCCTGACGCAGACGACGATCCAGTACACGTTCTTTTATATCGGTCTGGCATACACAACGGGCGCCAAAGGGTCGATCATGAACGCGACCGCCACCTTCTTCAGCGTCATGCTGGCGCACTTTATCTATCAGAACGACAGGATCAGCTACAACAAAGCCCTCGGTTGTATCCTCGGGTTTGCCGGGGTGATGATCGTGAACTTTAACAGCGGTTTGCAGGACTTCCACTTCGTCTGGAACGGGGATGGTTTTGTGGTGCTGGCGGCGTTTATCCTCTCTGCCGCCACGCTGTACGGCAAACGCATCTCGCAGACGGTGGATCCGATGGTGATGACCGGCTGGCAGCTGGCGATAGGTGGGGTGATGCTGGTGGCAGGCGGCTATATCACCGGCGGAACGCTGGCCGTTCCCAGCGTCAAAGCGGCGGCCATCCTGGGCTACCTGACTCTGCTCTCCTCGGTGGCGTTTGCACTGTGGAGTTTGCTGCTGAAACACAACCGCGTCAGTATGATCGCCCCGTTCAACTTCTTAGTGCCGGTGGCCGGAACCGTCCTCTCGGCCATTTTCCTCGGTGAAAATATCCTGGAGATCAAATATGTCGTGGCGCTGGTGCTGGTCTGCTCTGGGATCTGGTGGGTGAATAAAGTCAGTGGAAAAGAGGCCCGGTAA
- the yjfY gene encoding DUF1471 family protein YjfY: MKKITLAVLAALLLCANATAAIQVDGRQARNMDDVQSLGVIYINHNFATESEATEAINAEADARDARYYHVMLTREPGSNGNMHVSADIYR; encoded by the coding sequence ATGAAAAAAATCACCCTTGCCGTTCTGGCTGCGCTTTTGCTTTGTGCAAACGCGACAGCAGCCATTCAGGTTGATGGCCGACAGGCCAGAAATATGGATGATGTGCAAAGTCTGGGCGTCATTTATATCAACCATAACTTCGCCACGGAAAGTGAAGCGACTGAAGCCATTAATGCAGAAGCCGATGCGCGGGATGCCCGCTACTATCACGTCATGCTCACCCGTGAACCGGGCAGCAACGGCAATATGCACGTCAGCGCAGATATCTATCGGTAA
- a CDS encoding L-ribulose-5-phosphate 4-epimerase translates to MQQLKQQVFEANMDLPRYGLVTFTWGNVSAIDRQRGLVAIKPSGVAYETMRVDDMVVVDLSGNVVEGQWRPSSDTATHLALYRRYPSLGGIVHTHSTHATAWAQAGLAIPALGTTHADYFFGDIPCTRALTEEEVLGEYELNTGKVIIETLGDGEPLHRPGIVVFQHGPFAWGSDAHDAVHNAVVMEEVAKMAWIARGINPHLKPVDSYLMNKHFMRKHGENAYYGQK, encoded by the coding sequence ATGCAGCAGCTTAAACAGCAGGTGTTTGAGGCAAACATGGATTTGCCGCGCTACGGTCTGGTGACCTTTACCTGGGGAAATGTCAGCGCGATTGACCGTCAGCGCGGGCTGGTGGCGATCAAACCCAGCGGAGTGGCCTACGAGACCATGCGCGTGGATGACATGGTGGTGGTGGACCTCAGCGGCAATGTGGTGGAGGGGCAATGGCGACCCTCATCTGATACCGCGACCCACCTGGCGCTCTATCGGCGTTATCCCTCCCTTGGCGGGATAGTGCATACCCACTCGACCCATGCGACCGCCTGGGCGCAGGCAGGGCTGGCGATCCCCGCGCTCGGCACCACCCATGCAGACTACTTCTTTGGCGATATCCCCTGCACGCGCGCGCTCACCGAAGAGGAGGTGCTCGGCGAGTACGAACTCAATACCGGCAAGGTGATCATTGAAACGCTGGGTGACGGCGAACCGCTGCACAGGCCGGGGATTGTGGTCTTTCAGCATGGCCCTTTTGCCTGGGGAAGTGATGCTCACGACGCCGTACACAATGCCGTGGTAATGGAAGAGGTGGCGAAAATGGCGTGGATAGCGCGAGGAATTAATCCACACCTGAAGCCTGTCGACAGCTATCTGATGAACAAACACTTTATGCGCAAGCATGGTGAAAATGCTTATTACGGGCAGAAATGA
- the priB gene encoding primosomal replication protein N, translating to MTNRLVLSGTVCRTPLRKVSPSGIPHCQFVLEHRSVQEEAGFNRQAWCQMPVIISGHENQAITHSITVGSAVTVQGFISCHKAKNGLSKLVLHAEQIDLIDSGD from the coding sequence ATGACCAACCGTCTGGTGTTGTCCGGTACCGTGTGCAGGACCCCACTTCGCAAGGTCAGCCCATCAGGAATTCCTCACTGCCAGTTCGTGCTTGAGCATCGTTCAGTGCAGGAGGAAGCCGGGTTTAACCGGCAGGCGTGGTGCCAAATGCCCGTTATTATTAGCGGTCACGAAAACCAGGCCATTACTCACAGTATAACGGTCGGTAGCGCAGTAACGGTTCAGGGGTTCATCTCTTGCCACAAGGCAAAGAACGGCCTGAGCAAACTTGTTCTGCATGCCGAGCAGATTGATTTGATAGATTCTGGAGACTAG
- the rpsF gene encoding 30S ribosomal protein S6 encodes MRHYEIVFMVHPDQSEQVPGMIERYTGAITAAEGTIHRLEDWGRRQLAYPINKLHKAHYVLMNVEAPQEAIDELETNFRFNDAVIRSMVMRTKNAVTEASPMVKAKDERRERRDDFANETADDSDAGDSEE; translated from the coding sequence ATGCGTCATTACGAAATCGTTTTTATGGTCCATCCTGACCAGAGCGAACAGGTTCCGGGTATGATCGAGCGCTACACTGGTGCAATCACTGCAGCAGAAGGCACGATCCACCGTCTGGAAGACTGGGGCCGTCGTCAGCTGGCTTATCCGATCAACAAACTGCACAAAGCTCACTACGTTCTGATGAACGTTGAAGCTCCGCAGGAAGCGATCGATGAGCTGGAAACTAACTTCCGCTTCAACGATGCCGTTATCCGCAGCATGGTTATGCGTACCAAAAACGCAGTGACCGAAGCATCTCCGATGGTTAAAGCGAAAGACGAGCGCCGTGAGCGTCGCGATGATTTCGCAAACGAAACCGCAGATGATTCTGATGCTGGGGATTCTGAAGAGTAA
- a CDS encoding methyl-accepting chemotaxis protein yields the protein MFKRIKVITLLISVLLALGIMQLISAGIFINALNNDKENFTVSQVSSQNVAEFTDAWISLNQARVTLNRGMLRLQSSMASQINGGQLNELVNTAKNLLADAQSHYDKYYALPETPGLDEKLSSQLEEQYRIYSATLTQMNLLLSQGNLEDMFKQNAEQKQTAMQKVYREWRQAQAALTDKGIEDNESDYKRILWILSGMMLLVIAVIVSSWIAMRRVLLLPLQEVIDHIRAIAAGDLTQPVDVQGKNEMAVLAYNVHEMQKALANTVGVVREGSDTIYTGAGEISAGSNDLSSRTEQQAASLEETAASMEQLTATVKQNADNARQASRLALDASSTAKKGGNVVEGVVRTMDEIANSSSKIAQITNVIDGIAFQTNILALNAAVEAARAGEQGRGFAVVAGEVRTLAQRSAQAAKEIKGLIDDSGARVSAGSALVNEAGETMAEIVSAVTRVTDIMGEIASASDEQSRGIDQVGQAVAEMDRVTQQNASLVEESAAAAAALEEQAARLNEAVAVFKIAKGPVTKAAPMKTYAAKAKPVQASTDANWETF from the coding sequence ATGTTTAAACGTATAAAAGTGATAACCCTTCTGATTTCGGTGCTGCTGGCGCTCGGGATCATGCAACTGATCTCCGCCGGCATTTTCATCAATGCGCTTAATAACGACAAAGAGAACTTCACCGTTTCCCAGGTCTCCAGCCAGAATGTGGCCGAGTTCACCGACGCCTGGATCAGCCTTAACCAGGCGCGCGTCACCCTCAACCGCGGCATGCTGCGCCTGCAAAGCAGCATGGCTTCGCAGATCAACGGCGGGCAGCTGAACGAGCTGGTCAACACGGCAAAAAATCTGCTGGCAGACGCCCAGTCCCATTACGACAAATACTACGCGCTGCCGGAAACGCCGGGCCTGGATGAAAAACTCTCCAGCCAGCTGGAAGAGCAGTACCGCATCTACTCGGCCACCCTGACCCAGATGAACCTTCTGCTCTCCCAGGGCAACCTCGAAGATATGTTTAAGCAGAACGCCGAGCAGAAGCAGACCGCAATGCAGAAAGTCTATCGTGAATGGCGCCAGGCTCAGGCAGCCCTTACCGATAAAGGCATCGAAGATAACGAGAGCGACTACAAACGCATCCTGTGGATCCTTTCCGGGATGATGCTTCTGGTGATCGCCGTGATTGTCTCCAGTTGGATCGCCATGCGCCGTGTGCTGCTGCTGCCGCTGCAGGAGGTCATCGATCATATTCGCGCTATCGCCGCGGGTGACCTGACGCAGCCTGTTGACGTTCAGGGCAAAAACGAAATGGCGGTGCTGGCCTATAACGTTCACGAGATGCAGAAGGCGCTGGCGAACACCGTAGGTGTGGTGCGTGAGGGCTCCGACACTATTTATACCGGTGCGGGCGAAATCTCCGCAGGCAGCAACGATCTCTCTTCCCGTACCGAGCAGCAGGCGGCCTCGCTGGAAGAGACCGCCGCCAGCATGGAACAGCTGACCGCCACCGTGAAGCAGAACGCCGATAATGCCCGTCAGGCGTCACGCCTGGCGCTGGATGCCTCAAGCACCGCCAAAAAAGGCGGAAACGTGGTGGAAGGGGTGGTGCGCACCATGGACGAGATCGCCAACAGTTCCAGCAAAATCGCCCAGATCACCAACGTGATTGACGGCATCGCCTTCCAGACCAACATCCTGGCGCTGAATGCGGCGGTAGAAGCGGCGCGTGCCGGGGAGCAGGGACGCGGATTTGCGGTGGTGGCAGGAGAAGTTCGCACCCTGGCCCAGCGCAGCGCCCAGGCGGCGAAAGAGATCAAAGGGCTGATTGACGACTCGGGTGCCCGGGTCAGCGCCGGTTCCGCGCTGGTGAATGAGGCCGGGGAGACGATGGCGGAGATCGTCAGCGCCGTAACCCGCGTCACCGACATTATGGGCGAAATTGCGTCCGCCTCTGATGAGCAAAGCCGGGGTATCGATCAGGTCGGCCAGGCGGTGGCCGAGATGGATCGCGTGACCCAACAGAACGCCTCGCTGGTGGAGGAGTCTGCGGCGGCAGCGGCAGCGCTGGAAGAGCAAGCGGCACGCCTGAACGAGGCGGTGGCGGTATTTAAGATTGCGAAGGGCCCGGTGACTAAGGCTGCGCCGATGAAAACCTATGCTGCAAAAGCCAAACCGGTACAGGCGTCCACCGACGCCAACTGGGAAACCTTCTGA
- a CDS encoding AraC family transcriptional regulator: MQGVPEQFFDERDSARFRHLAQVPGVELYHAHISRYAFEPHTHEAFGIGAIEAGAERFRYRGTQYVAPVHSVVTMNPDELHTGEAETADGWRYRMIYLEPDLLEEVTGIRHWWFSDVTRHDPRRSQQICQLIYGLWHTDDPLAQKGLLLDLIDTFQPLARHAPVAKEGAHRFERVRDYLHDNYMHSLTLDELAQVVSLSPYHFQRQFKAHFHVTPHQMLMAIRLWRAKAFLTQGLPAAEVAAATGLTDQSHLTRAFTRRYGITPVRYQKQVTQR, translated from the coding sequence GTGCAAGGCGTACCTGAACAGTTTTTCGATGAGAGAGACAGCGCGCGCTTTCGCCATCTGGCGCAGGTGCCGGGCGTGGAGCTGTATCACGCCCACATCTCCCGCTACGCCTTTGAACCCCACACTCACGAGGCCTTCGGTATCGGCGCCATTGAAGCCGGTGCCGAACGCTTCCGCTATCGCGGCACGCAGTACGTCGCCCCCGTCCACTCCGTCGTCACCATGAATCCCGACGAGCTGCACACCGGCGAGGCCGAAACCGCCGACGGCTGGCGCTACCGGATGATCTATCTCGAACCGGACCTGTTGGAGGAGGTGACAGGCATCCGCCACTGGTGGTTCAGCGACGTCACCCGCCACGATCCCCGCCGTTCGCAGCAGATCTGTCAGCTGATCTACGGCCTGTGGCATACCGACGATCCGCTGGCGCAAAAGGGCCTGCTGCTGGATCTGATTGATACCTTCCAGCCGCTGGCGCGCCATGCGCCGGTCGCAAAAGAAGGGGCGCATCGCTTCGAGCGCGTGCGCGACTATCTCCATGACAACTATATGCACTCCCTGACCCTCGACGAGCTGGCGCAGGTGGTGTCGCTCAGCCCGTACCATTTCCAGCGCCAGTTCAAAGCCCATTTTCACGTCACGCCGCATCAGATGCTGATGGCGATCCGCCTGTGGCGCGCCAAAGCCTTTCTCACCCAGGGACTCCCGGCGGCAGAGGTGGCCGCCGCGACGGGCCTGACCGATCAGTCGCACCTGACCCGGGCCTTTACCCGTCGCTATGGCATTACGCCGGTGCGCTACCAGAAACAGGTAACGCAGCGCTAA
- a CDS encoding DMT family transporter encodes MISGVLYALLAGLMWGLIFVGPLIVPEYPAALQSMGRYLALGLIALPIAWLGRARLRQLKGRDWLTALSLTMMGNLIYYVCLASAIQRTGAPVSTMIIGTLPVVIPVFANLLYSQRDGKLAWSKMLPGLFAIALGLVCVNIAELRHGVAGGSGWRYVSGILLASVSVVCWAWYALRNARWLRENPDKHPMMWATAQALVTLPVSLLGYLAACVWLNVQQPDFALPLGPRPWVFLGLMLAIAVCCSWVGALCWNVASQKLPTVILGPLIVFETLAGLLYTFLMRQSLPPLLTGTGIVLLVVGVVIAVKAKPEKISVVPASEL; translated from the coding sequence ATGATTAGCGGCGTGTTGTATGCCCTGCTTGCAGGGTTAATGTGGGGACTGATTTTTGTCGGGCCGCTGATCGTCCCGGAATACCCGGCGGCGCTACAGTCGATGGGGCGCTATCTGGCGCTGGGGCTGATCGCTCTGCCGATTGCCTGGCTCGGCCGGGCGCGGTTACGCCAGCTGAAAGGCCGGGACTGGCTCACCGCCCTGTCTCTGACGATGATGGGCAACCTGATCTATTACGTCTGCCTGGCAAGCGCGATCCAGCGTACCGGGGCCCCGGTGTCGACCATGATCATCGGCACGCTGCCGGTGGTGATCCCGGTGTTCGCCAACCTGCTCTACAGCCAGCGCGATGGTAAGCTGGCGTGGTCGAAGATGCTCCCGGGGCTGTTTGCCATTGCGCTGGGGCTGGTGTGCGTGAATATCGCCGAGCTGCGTCACGGCGTGGCCGGAGGCAGTGGCTGGCGCTATGTTTCGGGGATCCTGCTGGCGTCGGTGTCGGTGGTCTGCTGGGCATGGTACGCCCTGCGTAACGCCCGCTGGCTGCGGGAAAACCCCGACAAACATCCGATGATGTGGGCCACCGCCCAGGCGCTGGTGACACTGCCGGTCTCGTTACTGGGCTACCTTGCCGCCTGCGTATGGCTGAACGTGCAGCAGCCGGACTTTGCCCTGCCGCTGGGGCCACGGCCATGGGTCTTTCTCGGTCTGATGCTGGCGATTGCCGTCTGCTGCTCATGGGTGGGCGCCCTGTGCTGGAACGTCGCCAGCCAGAAATTACCGACGGTGATCTTAGGGCCGCTGATTGTCTTCGAAACCCTGGCCGGTCTGCTCTATACCTTCCTGATGCGCCAGAGCCTGCCGCCGCTGTTAACCGGCACGGGAATTGTGTTGCTGGTGGTGGGGGTGGTGATTGCGGTAAAAGCAAAGCCGGAAAAAATTTCGGTCGTTCCGGCTTCGGAGCTGTAA
- a CDS encoding OapA family protein, with translation MPGPFELKPTLTKIWHAPDNFRIMDPLPPLHRRGIIIGALMVIVGFLLPGGADDSATAPVRRDAELDFRSQTQPQPDSQPMQTQLVSPSNDPGQVAPVEPEPIQEEQPQEQVAAPVQSQQSPPGIEQQWRSYRVESGKTMAQLFRDHNLPPTDVYAMAQVEGPGKPLSNLQNGQMVQIRQNASGVVTGLTIDSGNGQQVLFTRQSDGSFIRAR, from the coding sequence ATGCCCGGGCCATTTGAACTAAAACCTACCCTGACGAAAATCTGGCATGCGCCAGATAACTTTCGCATCATGGACCCGCTGCCGCCGCTGCACCGCAGAGGCATTATTATCGGTGCGCTGATGGTCATTGTCGGTTTTCTGCTGCCAGGGGGCGCGGACGACAGCGCCACAGCGCCCGTGCGTCGTGATGCCGAACTGGATTTCCGTTCGCAGACGCAGCCGCAGCCAGATTCACAGCCGATGCAAACGCAGCTGGTGTCACCCTCTAACGATCCCGGCCAGGTCGCGCCTGTTGAGCCGGAGCCGATTCAGGAAGAGCAGCCCCAGGAGCAGGTCGCCGCGCCGGTGCAATCCCAGCAATCCCCTCCCGGTATTGAACAGCAGTGGCGTTCCTACCGTGTAGAGTCGGGCAAAACGATGGCGCAGCTGTTCCGCGATCACAACCTGCCGCCGACCGACGTCTATGCCATGGCGCAGGTTGAGGGACCAGGCAAGCCGCTGAGTAACCTGCAAAACGGCCAGATGGTGCAGATTCGCCAGAATGCGAGCGGCGTGGTGACAGGGCTGACCATTGACAGCGGCAACGGCCAGCAGGTGCTGTTTACCCGTCAGTCTGACGGCAGCTTCATCCGCGCCAGATAG
- the rplI gene encoding 50S ribosomal protein L9 encodes MQVILLDKVANLGSLGDQVNVKAGYARNFLVPQGKAVPATKKNVEFFEARRAELEAKLADVLAAANARAEKINALGTVTIASKSGDEGKLFGSIGTRDIADAVTAAGVDVAKSEVRLPNGVLRTTGEHEVDFQVHSEVFAKLVVNVVAE; translated from the coding sequence ATGCAAGTTATTCTGCTTGATAAAGTAGCAAACCTGGGCAGCCTGGGTGATCAGGTAAACGTTAAAGCGGGCTACGCTCGTAACTTCCTGGTTCCACAGGGTAAAGCTGTTCCTGCTACCAAGAAAAACGTAGAGTTTTTCGAAGCACGTCGTGCTGAACTGGAAGCCAAACTGGCTGACGTTCTGGCGGCTGCTAACGCTCGCGCTGAGAAAATCAACGCACTGGGCACCGTTACCATCGCGTCTAAATCTGGCGACGAAGGTAAACTGTTCGGTTCCATCGGTACTCGCGACATCGCTGACGCTGTAACTGCAGCTGGCGTTGACGTTGCTAAGAGCGAAGTTCGTCTGCCGAACGGCGTTCTGCGTACCACCGGTGAGCACGAAGTGGACTTCCAGGTTCACAGCGAAGTCTTCGCGAAACTGGTTGTTAACGTTGTTGCTGAGTAA
- the ytfE gene encoding iron-sulfur cluster repair protein YtfE: MAFRDQPLGELALSIPRASALFRKYDMDYCCGGKQTLARAATRKELDLDLIEAELAKLAEQPLEKEWRSVALAEIIDHIIVRFHDRHREQLPELILQATKVERVHADKASVPRGLAKNLTLLHEELSSHMMKEEQILFPMIKQGMGSQAMGPISVMESEHDDAGELIEVIKHITHNVTPPADACTTWRAMYNGINEMIDDLMEHISLENNVLFPRALAGE; the protein is encoded by the coding sequence ATGGCCTTCCGCGACCAACCTTTAGGCGAGCTGGCGCTCTCCATCCCACGCGCTTCCGCGCTGTTTCGTAAATACGATATGGATTACTGCTGCGGCGGTAAGCAAACCCTGGCGCGTGCCGCGACGCGTAAGGAACTGGATCTGGACCTCATCGAAGCAGAACTGGCGAAGCTGGCCGAGCAGCCGCTGGAAAAAGAGTGGCGCAGCGTGGCGCTGGCCGAAATCATCGATCACATCATCGTGCGCTTTCACGATCGCCACCGCGAACAGCTGCCGGAGCTGATCCTGCAGGCCACCAAAGTTGAGCGCGTCCATGCTGATAAAGCCTCTGTTCCGCGCGGCCTGGCGAAAAACCTGACCCTGCTGCATGAAGAGCTCTCCAGCCACATGATGAAAGAGGAGCAGATCCTGTTCCCGATGATCAAACAGGGAATGGGCAGCCAGGCGATGGGGCCGATCAGCGTGATGGAAAGCGAGCACGACGACGCCGGTGAACTGATTGAGGTGATCAAGCACATCACCCATAACGTGACCCCACCTGCGGATGCCTGCACCACCTGGCGCGCGATGTATAACGGCATTAACGAGATGATCGATGATCTGATGGAGCACATCAGTCTGGAGAATAACGTCCTGTTCCCACGGGCGCTGGCCGGGGAATAA
- the cycA gene encoding D-serine/D-alanine/glycine transporter has translation MVDQVKVVADEEAPSEQSLRRNLTNRHIQLIAIGGAIGTGLFMGSGKTISLAGPSIIFVYMIIGFMLFFVMRAMGELLLSNLEYKSFSDFASDLLGPWAGYFTGWTYWFCWVVTGMADVVAITAYAQFWFPGLSDWVASLAVIILLLSLNLATVKMFGEMEFWFAMIKIVAIVGLIVVGLVMIMTHFTSPSGVQASFTHLWNDGGWFPKGLSGFFAGFQIAVFAFVGIELVGTTAAETKDPEKSLPRAINSIPVRIIMFYVFALIVIMSVTPWSSVVPSKSPFVELFVLVGLPAAASLINFVVLTSAASSANSGVFSTSRMLFGLAQEGVAPSAFAKLSKRAVPAKGLTFSCICLLGGVVMLYVNPSVIGAFTMITTVSAILFMFVWTIILCSYLVYRKQRPHLHEKSIYKMPWGKLMCWVCMAFFVFVLVLLTLEEDTRQALMVTPLWFIALGLGWLFIGKKRMAGMR, from the coding sequence ATGGTAGATCAGGTAAAAGTCGTTGCCGACGAAGAGGCACCGTCTGAACAATCGCTACGGCGAAATCTCACAAACCGTCATATTCAGCTTATCGCCATCGGCGGCGCTATCGGTACCGGGCTGTTTATGGGGTCAGGCAAAACCATCAGTCTTGCCGGGCCGTCGATCATTTTTGTCTATATGATCATCGGCTTTATGCTCTTTTTCGTGATGCGGGCAATGGGCGAGCTGCTGCTCTCGAATCTCGAATACAAATCCTTTAGCGACTTTGCCTCCGACCTTCTCGGGCCGTGGGCGGGCTATTTCACCGGCTGGACCTACTGGTTCTGCTGGGTGGTGACCGGAATGGCCGACGTCGTCGCCATTACGGCTTACGCGCAGTTCTGGTTCCCGGGACTGTCGGACTGGGTGGCCTCGCTGGCGGTCATCATTCTGCTGCTGAGCCTTAACCTCGCCACCGTAAAAATGTTCGGTGAGATGGAATTCTGGTTCGCGATGATCAAAATCGTCGCCATTGTCGGCCTGATTGTGGTCGGCCTGGTGATGATCATGACCCACTTTACCTCCCCGAGCGGCGTGCAGGCCTCGTTCACCCATCTGTGGAACGACGGGGGCTGGTTCCCGAAAGGGCTGAGCGGATTCTTTGCCGGCTTCCAGATTGCGGTCTTCGCCTTTGTGGGGATTGAGCTGGTGGGAACCACTGCCGCAGAAACCAAAGATCCTGAGAAGTCTCTGCCGCGGGCGATTAACTCCATTCCCGTGCGTATCATCATGTTCTATGTCTTCGCGCTAATCGTCATTATGTCGGTCACGCCGTGGAGCTCCGTGGTACCCAGCAAGAGCCCGTTCGTTGAGCTGTTTGTGCTGGTCGGTTTACCGGCGGCGGCAAGCCTGATTAACTTCGTGGTGCTGACCTCCGCGGCCTCTTCGGCTAACAGCGGCGTCTTCTCCACCAGCCGTATGCTGTTTGGTCTGGCGCAGGAAGGGGTGGCCCCGAGTGCGTTCGCCAAGCTCTCTAAACGTGCGGTACCGGCGAAAGGGCTGACCTTCTCCTGTATCTGTCTGCTGGGCGGCGTGGTGATGCTCTACGTGAACCCAAGCGTGATTGGCGCGTTCACCATGATCACCACGGTTTCAGCGATCCTGTTCATGTTCGTCTGGACCATCATCCTCTGCTCGTACCTGGTGTACCGCAAACAGCGTCCGCACCTGCATGAAAAATCCATCTATAAGATGCCGTGGGGCAAGCTGATGTGCTGGGTCTGCATGGCGTTCTTCGTGTTTGTGCTGGTACTGCTGACCCTGGAAGAGGATACCCGTCAGGCGCTGATGGTCACGCCGCTGTGGTTTATCGCGCTGGGGCTGGGCTGGCTGTTTATCGGTAAGAAGCGGATGGCTGGCATGCGTTAA